A portion of the Phycodurus eques isolate BA_2022a chromosome 3, UOR_Pequ_1.1, whole genome shotgun sequence genome contains these proteins:
- the morc2 gene encoding ATPase MORC2 isoform X1 has product MAFSNYSNLSRAQLTFEYLHTNSTTHEFLFGALAELVDNSRDANATRIDIYTEKRPELRGGYMLCFLDDGIGMEPSEATHVIQFGKSSKRSPESTQIGQYGNGLKSGSMRIGKDFILFTKKGNSLTCLFLSRTFHEEEGLDEVIVPLPSWDLVTKDPLTSDPEKYAIETELICRYSPFKTVQELMEQFSKIESVSGTLVIIYNLKLMDNREPELDVETDHQDILMAGMLAEGVKPERRSFRAYAAVLYIDPRMRIFIQGHKVRTKRLSCCLYKPRVYKYSSTRFKTRAEQEVKKADHLAKIAEEKAREAESKRLAMEARLGDDVSKDSRTILRKVQDSAMMLRRDADMKKIILESKQKALKEPKELNFIFGVNIEQRDLDGMFVYNCSRLIKMYEKTGPQLDGGMACGGVVGVVDVPYLVLEPTHNKQDFADAKEYRHLLKSMGEHLAQYWKDTGIAQKGIVKFWDEFGYLSASWSAPPSSEARYKRRRAMEIPITIQCDKCLKWRTLPFQMDAVDKRYPDSWVCLMNPDSTQDRCDAAEKKPNLPCGVLKKEKQTVEDKQKEIAEKIKQQQDKLEALQKTTTIKSAADIKKLPLDVSMKTATESPSKASRSSERAVTRPRSPPLPAHLKTPQSAPPPRTPSQRPTRTPVPPPPKVEPSRSKAMVKSPAAKPTAKASSKTPPPSRTSRSLTKAAAKPAAAGQRKRAIVQEDIEEEEEEEEEEEEEEEEEEEEEEESGESEEEQPQTKKSKIDTAVGNRGKVVEKAPAAKRGKLDEVNTQSQSGKKGVATPPRQTSVAKPKAPEKAPEKAPEKVPEKLSEKVPVKAQQQELENDKNAQKDKGLLVEVRVNKEWFTGKVIAVESNKQSVRWKIKFDYVPRNTPKDRWVFKGSDEVRLMRPPSPISQMPDTQQETEKASAAMEPDTTQPGTSREVTESLVTMLRTMLRYFFPPAFQIPKDDVNSMTAEELVAFPLKEYFHQYESGLQSLCNSYQSRADAKAKAVEEKSNNTEMKLKEADEKLQKLRTNIVALLQKVQEDIDINTDDELDAYIEDLLTKGD; this is encoded by the exons ATGGCCTTCTCGAACTACAGCAACCTGAGCAGGGCTCAGCTTACCTTTGAATACCTGCACACTAACTC GACAACCCACGAGTTCTTATTTGGAGCCTTGGCAGAGCTTGTGGACAATTCCAG AGATGCCAACGCCACACGAATTGACATTTACACAG AGAAAAGGCCGGAGCTGCGGGGCGGCTACATGCTATGTTTTCTTGATGATGGCATTGGAATGGAACCAA gcgaAGCAACTCATGTGATCCAATTTGGAAAGTCGAGCAAACGATCCCCTGAGTCCACACAGATTGGCCAATATGGAAATGGACTGAAATC GGGATCCATGCGAATTGGGAAAGACTtcatcttgtttacaaaaaAGGGCAACAGTCTAACGTGCCTTTTTTTATCAAGGACTTTCCATGAAGAGGAAGGTCTTGATGAG GTAATAGTTCCTCTCCCATCCTGGGATTTGGTAACTAAAGACCCGCTGACATCTGACCCAGAGAAGTACGCCATTGAGACCGAGCTGATATGCAGATACTCACCTTTTAAAACTGTACAAGAGTTGATGGAGCAGTTCAGCAAAATTGAAAGTGTCAGCG GTACCCTGGTGATCATCTATAATCTGAAGCTGATGGACAACAGAGAACCAGAGCTGGATGTAGAGACGGATCACCAAGACATACTGATGGCTGGAATGCTTGCCGAAGGAGT GAAACCAGAGAGGAGGTCATTTAGAGCATACGCTGCTGTGTTGTACATCGACCCCCGCATGAGGATTTTTATCCAGGGACATAAAGTGAGGACCAAGAGGTTGTCTTGCTGTCTTTATAAACCGAG AGTTTATAAGTACTCATCAACTCGTTTTAAAACGCGCgctgaacaggaagtcaagaaAGCAGATCATCTTGCTAAGATTG CGGAGGAGAAAGCCAGAGAGGCAGAAAGCAAGCGTTTAGCCATGGAGGCAAGACTTGGAGACGATGTGTCAAAAGATTCTCGA ACGATCCTGAGAAAGGTCCAGGATTCGGCTATGATGCTTAGACGGGATGCTGACATGAAGAAAATAATTCTAGAGTCCAAGCAGAA AGCATTAAAGGAGCCCAAGGAGCTGAACTTTATATTTGGAGTGAACATAGAACAGAGGGACCTGGATGGGATGTTTGTATACAACTGCTCTCGTCTTATCAAGATGTACGAAAAGACGGGTCCTCAGCTGGATGGAGGCAT GGCCTGTGGAGGTGTTGTCGGCGTGGTGGATGTCCCGTATTTAGTTCTCGAGCCTACACACAACAAGCAAGACTTCGCAGATGCTAAAGAGTATCGACATTTGCTGAAGTCCATGGGGGAACATCTGGCTCAGTACTGGAAGGACACTGGCATTG CTCAGAAAGGCATAGTGAAGTTCTGGGATGAGTTTGGATACTTGTCTGCCAGCTGGTCTGCACCTCCGTCATCGGAGGCAAGATATAAGAGACGCCGTGCCATGGAGATCCCAATTACTATTCAGTGTG aTAAATGCTTAAAATGGAGAACGCTGCCATTCCAGATGGATGCTGTCGACAAACGCTACCCAGACAGCTGGGTGTGTCTTATGAACCCAGATAGCACCCAGGATag ATGTGACGCTGCTGAAAAGAAACCCAATTTGCCCTGTGGTGTCCTGAAGAAAGAAAAGCAGACAGTTGAAGACAAACAGAAAGAGATTGCAGAAAAAATCAAACAGCAGCAGGATAAACTGGAGGCCTTGCAG AAAACCACTACTATCAAATCTGCGGCAGACATAAAGAAGCTGCCACTGGACGTTAGCATGAAAACAGCAACAGAGAGCCCCTCGAAG GCGAGTCGGTCTTCAGAGAGAGCTGTAACGCGCCCCCGATCACCGCCGCTGCCAGCTCACCTCAAGACTCCACAGAGTGCTCCCCCACCCCGCACCCCATCTCAGCGGCCCACTCGGACACCTGTCCCTCCCCCACCTAAGGTTGAACCATCCAGGTCCAAAGCTATGGTCAAGTCACCAGCAGCAAAGCCCACCGCCAAAGCTTCTTCCAAAACACCCCCACCAAGCCGCACTTCGAGG TCACTCACTAAAGCAGCAGCCAAACCTGCAGCTGCTGGACAACGTAAGAGAGCAATTGTGCAAGAGGAcattgaggaagaggaggaagaagaagaggaggaggaggaagaagaggaggaggaggaggaagaagaagaagaaagtggggAGAGTGAAGAAGAACAACCCCAGACAAAGAAATCCAAGATAGACACTGCAGTTGGTAACCGGGGGAAAGTGGTGGAGAAGGCCCCAGCAGCCAAACGTGGCAAGTTGGACGAG GTTAACACACAATCACAGTCTGGAAAGAAAGGAGTTGCTACTCCTCCACGCCAGACCTCTGTTGCTAAACCCAAG GCGCCAGAAAAGGCGCCAGAGAAGGCGCCAGAGAAAGTGCCAGAGAAATTGTCAGAGAAGGTACCAGTGAAGGCACAACAGCAGGAACTGGAGAATGACAAGAATGCTCAGAAAG ATAAGGGACTGCTAGTTGAAGTCCGTGTCAACAAGGAGTGGTTCACAGGAAAAGTCATCGCTGTGGAGTCCAACAAACAGAGTGTTCGCTGGAAAATCAAGTTTGACTATGTCCCTCGAAACACCCCTAAAGACAGATG GGTGTTTAAGGGCAGTGACGAGGTCCGTCTGATGCGTCCGCCGTCTCCCATCTCCCAGATGCCTGACACCCAGCAGGAGACCGAGAAAGCGTCTGCAGCCATGGAGCCAGATACCACACAACCTGGCACCAGTCGGGAGGTGACAGAGAGCCTGGTCACCATGTTGAG GACAATGCTGCGTTACTTCTTCCCTCCTGCTTTTCAGATTCCTAAGGATGATGTAAACAGCATGACTGCAGAGGAGTTGGTGGCCTTTCCGCTG AAAGAGTATTTCCACCAGTACGAATCAGGTCTCCAATCGTTGTGCAACTCGTACCAGAGCAGAGCGGACGCTAAGGCCAAAGCTGTGGAAGAGAAAAGCAACAACACAGAGATGAAACTGAAGGAAGCAGATGAGAAACTACAAAAACTACGAACTAACATTGTTGCACTTCTGCAGAAAGTTCAAGAG GATATTGACATCAACACAGATGACGAACTTGATGCGTACATCGAGGACCTTCTCACCAAAGGAGATTAA
- the morc2 gene encoding ATPase MORC2 isoform X2: MAFSNYSNLSRAQLTFEYLHTNSTTHEFLFGALAELVDNSRDANATRIDIYTEKRPELRGGYMLCFLDDGIGMEPSEATHVIQFGKSSKRSPESTQIGQYGNGLKSGSMRIGKDFILFTKKGNSLTCLFLSRTFHEEEGLDEVIVPLPSWDLVTKDPLTSDPEKYAIETELICRYSPFKTVQELMEQFSKIESVSGTLVIIYNLKLMDNREPELDVETDHQDILMAGMLAEGVKPERRSFRAYAAVLYIDPRMRIFIQGHKVRTKRLSCCLYKPRVYKYSSTRFKTRAEQEVKKADHLAKIAEEKAREAESKRLAMEARLGDDVSKDSRTILRKVQDSAMMLRRDADMKKIILESKQKALKEPKELNFIFGVNIEQRDLDGMFVYNCSRLIKMYEKTGPQLDGGMACGGVVGVVDVPYLVLEPTHNKQDFADAKEYRHLLKSMGEHLAQYWKDTGIAQKGIVKFWDEFGYLSASWSAPPSSEARYKRRRAMEIPITIQCDKCLKWRTLPFQMDAVDKRYPDSWVCLMNPDSTQDRCDAAEKKPNLPCGVLKKEKQTVEDKQKEIAEKIKQQQDKLEALQKTTTIKSAADIKKLPLDVSMKTATESPSKASRSSERAVTRPRSPPLPAHLKTPQSAPPPRTPSQRPTRTPVPPPPKVEPSRSKAMVKSPAAKPTAKASSKTPPPSRTSRSLTKAAAKPAAAGQRKRAIVQEDIEEEEEEEEEEEEEEEEEEEEEEESGESEEEQPQTKKSKIDTAVGNRGKVVEKAPAAKRGKLDEAPEKAPEKAPEKVPEKLSEKVPVKAQQQELENDKNAQKDKGLLVEVRVNKEWFTGKVIAVESNKQSVRWKIKFDYVPRNTPKDRWVFKGSDEVRLMRPPSPISQMPDTQQETEKASAAMEPDTTQPGTSREVTESLVTMLRTMLRYFFPPAFQIPKDDVNSMTAEELVAFPLKEYFHQYESGLQSLCNSYQSRADAKAKAVEEKSNNTEMKLKEADEKLQKLRTNIVALLQKVQEDIDINTDDELDAYIEDLLTKGD; the protein is encoded by the exons ATGGCCTTCTCGAACTACAGCAACCTGAGCAGGGCTCAGCTTACCTTTGAATACCTGCACACTAACTC GACAACCCACGAGTTCTTATTTGGAGCCTTGGCAGAGCTTGTGGACAATTCCAG AGATGCCAACGCCACACGAATTGACATTTACACAG AGAAAAGGCCGGAGCTGCGGGGCGGCTACATGCTATGTTTTCTTGATGATGGCATTGGAATGGAACCAA gcgaAGCAACTCATGTGATCCAATTTGGAAAGTCGAGCAAACGATCCCCTGAGTCCACACAGATTGGCCAATATGGAAATGGACTGAAATC GGGATCCATGCGAATTGGGAAAGACTtcatcttgtttacaaaaaAGGGCAACAGTCTAACGTGCCTTTTTTTATCAAGGACTTTCCATGAAGAGGAAGGTCTTGATGAG GTAATAGTTCCTCTCCCATCCTGGGATTTGGTAACTAAAGACCCGCTGACATCTGACCCAGAGAAGTACGCCATTGAGACCGAGCTGATATGCAGATACTCACCTTTTAAAACTGTACAAGAGTTGATGGAGCAGTTCAGCAAAATTGAAAGTGTCAGCG GTACCCTGGTGATCATCTATAATCTGAAGCTGATGGACAACAGAGAACCAGAGCTGGATGTAGAGACGGATCACCAAGACATACTGATGGCTGGAATGCTTGCCGAAGGAGT GAAACCAGAGAGGAGGTCATTTAGAGCATACGCTGCTGTGTTGTACATCGACCCCCGCATGAGGATTTTTATCCAGGGACATAAAGTGAGGACCAAGAGGTTGTCTTGCTGTCTTTATAAACCGAG AGTTTATAAGTACTCATCAACTCGTTTTAAAACGCGCgctgaacaggaagtcaagaaAGCAGATCATCTTGCTAAGATTG CGGAGGAGAAAGCCAGAGAGGCAGAAAGCAAGCGTTTAGCCATGGAGGCAAGACTTGGAGACGATGTGTCAAAAGATTCTCGA ACGATCCTGAGAAAGGTCCAGGATTCGGCTATGATGCTTAGACGGGATGCTGACATGAAGAAAATAATTCTAGAGTCCAAGCAGAA AGCATTAAAGGAGCCCAAGGAGCTGAACTTTATATTTGGAGTGAACATAGAACAGAGGGACCTGGATGGGATGTTTGTATACAACTGCTCTCGTCTTATCAAGATGTACGAAAAGACGGGTCCTCAGCTGGATGGAGGCAT GGCCTGTGGAGGTGTTGTCGGCGTGGTGGATGTCCCGTATTTAGTTCTCGAGCCTACACACAACAAGCAAGACTTCGCAGATGCTAAAGAGTATCGACATTTGCTGAAGTCCATGGGGGAACATCTGGCTCAGTACTGGAAGGACACTGGCATTG CTCAGAAAGGCATAGTGAAGTTCTGGGATGAGTTTGGATACTTGTCTGCCAGCTGGTCTGCACCTCCGTCATCGGAGGCAAGATATAAGAGACGCCGTGCCATGGAGATCCCAATTACTATTCAGTGTG aTAAATGCTTAAAATGGAGAACGCTGCCATTCCAGATGGATGCTGTCGACAAACGCTACCCAGACAGCTGGGTGTGTCTTATGAACCCAGATAGCACCCAGGATag ATGTGACGCTGCTGAAAAGAAACCCAATTTGCCCTGTGGTGTCCTGAAGAAAGAAAAGCAGACAGTTGAAGACAAACAGAAAGAGATTGCAGAAAAAATCAAACAGCAGCAGGATAAACTGGAGGCCTTGCAG AAAACCACTACTATCAAATCTGCGGCAGACATAAAGAAGCTGCCACTGGACGTTAGCATGAAAACAGCAACAGAGAGCCCCTCGAAG GCGAGTCGGTCTTCAGAGAGAGCTGTAACGCGCCCCCGATCACCGCCGCTGCCAGCTCACCTCAAGACTCCACAGAGTGCTCCCCCACCCCGCACCCCATCTCAGCGGCCCACTCGGACACCTGTCCCTCCCCCACCTAAGGTTGAACCATCCAGGTCCAAAGCTATGGTCAAGTCACCAGCAGCAAAGCCCACCGCCAAAGCTTCTTCCAAAACACCCCCACCAAGCCGCACTTCGAGG TCACTCACTAAAGCAGCAGCCAAACCTGCAGCTGCTGGACAACGTAAGAGAGCAATTGTGCAAGAGGAcattgaggaagaggaggaagaagaagaggaggaggaggaagaagaggaggaggaggaggaagaagaagaagaaagtggggAGAGTGAAGAAGAACAACCCCAGACAAAGAAATCCAAGATAGACACTGCAGTTGGTAACCGGGGGAAAGTGGTGGAGAAGGCCCCAGCAGCCAAACGTGGCAAGTTGGACGAG GCGCCAGAAAAGGCGCCAGAGAAGGCGCCAGAGAAAGTGCCAGAGAAATTGTCAGAGAAGGTACCAGTGAAGGCACAACAGCAGGAACTGGAGAATGACAAGAATGCTCAGAAAG ATAAGGGACTGCTAGTTGAAGTCCGTGTCAACAAGGAGTGGTTCACAGGAAAAGTCATCGCTGTGGAGTCCAACAAACAGAGTGTTCGCTGGAAAATCAAGTTTGACTATGTCCCTCGAAACACCCCTAAAGACAGATG GGTGTTTAAGGGCAGTGACGAGGTCCGTCTGATGCGTCCGCCGTCTCCCATCTCCCAGATGCCTGACACCCAGCAGGAGACCGAGAAAGCGTCTGCAGCCATGGAGCCAGATACCACACAACCTGGCACCAGTCGGGAGGTGACAGAGAGCCTGGTCACCATGTTGAG GACAATGCTGCGTTACTTCTTCCCTCCTGCTTTTCAGATTCCTAAGGATGATGTAAACAGCATGACTGCAGAGGAGTTGGTGGCCTTTCCGCTG AAAGAGTATTTCCACCAGTACGAATCAGGTCTCCAATCGTTGTGCAACTCGTACCAGAGCAGAGCGGACGCTAAGGCCAAAGCTGTGGAAGAGAAAAGCAACAACACAGAGATGAAACTGAAGGAAGCAGATGAGAAACTACAAAAACTACGAACTAACATTGTTGCACTTCTGCAGAAAGTTCAAGAG GATATTGACATCAACACAGATGACGAACTTGATGCGTACATCGAGGACCTTCTCACCAAAGGAGATTAA